The Seriola aureovittata isolate HTS-2021-v1 ecotype China chromosome 3, ASM2101889v1, whole genome shotgun sequence genome includes a region encoding these proteins:
- the LOC130166544 gene encoding perilipin-2-like isoform X2 — translation MPMNNNQKAPSAAARLVKLPLVRSACRKLLVVYNDTKCSHPNLRTMCEVLENGVTALGTAACERASPVIVKLEPQISSANDVACKSLDWLETTFPVLHTPTEQVVATAKNKMHEIQDVVSIAVNGTMDCVQHTVTWVMERMQQVDEGTNQTLVERAIIVAAVGLDSALSMSEAVMDRVLPPTEQDKKEEAAAHLVKGFEADAPRRSYTVRLVSLSAKLCRRTYYKAGAKMHSVQVCYRGDIVQVFSSGSGPSDNLADHDQEPARFASVPAASGCVCAVLHFPDVQLKLPAV, via the exons ATGCCAATGAACAACAACCAG AAGGCACCAAGTGCAGCTGCTAGACTTGTCAAACTGCCCCTGGTTCGCTCAGCTTGTAGGAAGCTGTTAGTCGTGTACAATGACACTAAATGCAGCCACCCAAACCTGAGGACAATGTGTGAGGTGCTGGAGAACGGTGTGACAGCTTTAGGCACAGCAGCATGTGAGAGAGCTTCACCTGTCATTGTTAAACTGGAGCCCCAGA TTTCCTCTGCAAATGATGTGGCATGTAAAAGTCTTGACTGGCTGGAGACTACATTCCCCGTGCTTCACACACCCACAGAGCAG GTTGTTGCCACGGCCAAGAACAAGATGCACGAGATCCAGGATGTGGTGAGCATTGCAGTTAACGGAACCATGGACTGTGTGCAGCACACAGTCACATGGGTGATGGAGAGGATGCAGCAGGTTGATGAAGGGACTAACCAGACTCTGGTGGAGAGAGCCATTATTGTGGCTGCTGTGGGACTGGACTCCGCCCTGAGCATGTCAGAGGCTGTGATGGACAGAGTGCTTCCTCCCACTGAACAAGATAAAA aagaagaagcagcagctcactTGGTGAAGGGCTTTGAGGCTGATGCACCCAGGAGAAGTTACACTGTGCGACTGGTTTCACTCTCTGCCAAACTGTGTCGGAGGACCTACTACAAGGCCGGGGCCAAGATGCACTCTGTTCAGGTGTGCT ATCGTGGAGACATTGTCCAGGTCTTCAGCTCTGGTTCCGGACCTTCAGACAACCTGGCTGACCATGACCAGGAACCTGCGAGATTTGCCTCAGTACCTGCAGCATCaggctgtgtctgtgctgttctTCATTTCCCAGATGTACAACTTAAGCTGCCTGCCGTCTGA
- the LOC130166544 gene encoding perilipin-2-like isoform X1 yields the protein MPMNNNQKAPSAAARLVKLPLVRSACRKLLVVYNDTKCSHPNLRTMCEVLENGVTALGTAACERASPVIVKLEPQISSANDVACKSLDWLETTFPVLHTPTEQVVATAKNKMHEIQDVVSIAVNGTMDCVQHTVTWVMERMQQVDEGTNQTLVERAIIVAAVGLDSALSMSEAVMDRVLPPTEQDKKEEAAAHLVKGFEADAPRRSYTVRLVSLSAKLCRRTYYKAGAKMHSVQIVETLSRSSALVPDLQTTWLTMTRNLRDLPQYLQHQAVSVLFFISQMYNLSCLPSEQNQSSQVIDHLNASEVFSPHKDVVQVQPHAKPTCQLRRPIKTSAFDNGCNVKGCVRR from the exons ATGCCAATGAACAACAACCAG AAGGCACCAAGTGCAGCTGCTAGACTTGTCAAACTGCCCCTGGTTCGCTCAGCTTGTAGGAAGCTGTTAGTCGTGTACAATGACACTAAATGCAGCCACCCAAACCTGAGGACAATGTGTGAGGTGCTGGAGAACGGTGTGACAGCTTTAGGCACAGCAGCATGTGAGAGAGCTTCACCTGTCATTGTTAAACTGGAGCCCCAGA TTTCCTCTGCAAATGATGTGGCATGTAAAAGTCTTGACTGGCTGGAGACTACATTCCCCGTGCTTCACACACCCACAGAGCAG GTTGTTGCCACGGCCAAGAACAAGATGCACGAGATCCAGGATGTGGTGAGCATTGCAGTTAACGGAACCATGGACTGTGTGCAGCACACAGTCACATGGGTGATGGAGAGGATGCAGCAGGTTGATGAAGGGACTAACCAGACTCTGGTGGAGAGAGCCATTATTGTGGCTGCTGTGGGACTGGACTCCGCCCTGAGCATGTCAGAGGCTGTGATGGACAGAGTGCTTCCTCCCACTGAACAAGATAAAA aagaagaagcagcagctcactTGGTGAAGGGCTTTGAGGCTGATGCACCCAGGAGAAGTTACACTGTGCGACTGGTTTCACTCTCTGCCAAACTGTGTCGGAGGACCTACTACAAGGCCGGGGCCAAGATGCACTCTGTTCAG ATCGTGGAGACATTGTCCAGGTCTTCAGCTCTGGTTCCGGACCTTCAGACAACCTGGCTGACCATGACCAGGAACCTGCGAGATTTGCCTCAGTACCTGCAGCATCaggctgtgtctgtgctgttctTCATTTCCCAGATGTACAACTTAAGCTGCCTGCCGTCTGAACAAAACCAGTCTAGTCAAGTTATAGATCATCTCAATGCATCTGAGGTCTTCTCACCTCACAAGGATGTAGTCCAGGTCCAACCACATGCTAAACCTACTTGCCAACTGAGGAGGCCAATAAAGACGTCTGCGTTTGACAATGGGTGTAATGTTAAGGGATGTGTGCGCCGTTGA